One Phoenix dactylifera cultivar Barhee BC4 chromosome 8, palm_55x_up_171113_PBpolish2nd_filt_p, whole genome shotgun sequence genomic window carries:
- the LOC103708227 gene encoding uncharacterized protein LOC103708227, translated as MVAKKVMRYSPWAPSAPTTAKKKYKVRLAVTRLEGLPPSREGGGGGKVAAVEIKWKRPSRMGSLSYLVRRRRKPVRSVSREKPVGNDGVVDWEEGGDANICCFWNSELVSRSDSDPNSIGPLDVTFSILHGFHDQQGGKENKLEEVGTAMVNLADWASSYQSQRQGEEGKDSKLQVQRKQLPITLRMESLAWEATLYVTINFDEPTKGKKNQQEKQTSDEAGTDDSCIFNAEDQLLLADEKDKLADYSKRDHAASNSSSSSGRSSPETGLTSKESFLSWRKRSKIANKSRETQDSSSLENIPSRSGMHKKESSGSDQDDDLVGSWKVKEFISRDRETKLKTQVFFASIDQRDESAGGESACTALVAVIANALHSNGLNPPTRSEFDTLIREGSSEWRKLCENVSYIGRFPNKHFDLDTIIEANIKPISVLPEKSFVGFFQPESFESLHGAMSFDDIWQDITSNIREGDPKVYIVSWNDHFFLLKVEANAYYVIDTLGERLFEGCYKAYILRFDDSTEMYRLPEDSGNEGGEELHCSGKECCREFINRFLATIPLREELEIEKKGVGTNTALHQRLQIELHLTEAANQIATQS; from the exons ATGGTGGCGAAGAAGGTAATGAGATATTCTCCATGGGCCCCTTCGGCGCCGACGACGGCGAAGAAGAAATATAAGGTGCGGCTGGCGGTGACCAGACTTGAGGGGTTGCCGCCCtcaagggaaggaggaggaggagggaaggtgGCCGCCGTGGAGATCAAATGGAAACGGCCGAGCAGGATGGGGAGCCTCTCGTATCTCGTGCGGCGGAGAAGGAAGCCGGTCCGGAGCGTTTCCCGCGAGAAACCGGTCGGAAACGATGGCGTCGTCGACTGGGAGGAGGGCGGCGATGCAAACATATGTTGCTTCTGGAATTCGGAGCTCGTTTCACGATCCGATTCCGATCCCAATTCTATCGGCCCTTTGGACGTCACCTTCTCCATCCTACAT GGATTCCATGATCAACAAGGAGGGAAGGAGAATAAACTGGAAGAGGTAGGGACAGCAATGGTAAACCTAGCAGACTGGGCCAGCTCTTACCAATCGCAGAGACAAGGTGAAGAAGGGAAGGATTCCAAGCTGCAGGTCCAAAGGAAGCAGCTTCCCATCACCCTACGAATGGAAAGCTTGGCATGGGAGGCCACACTTTAT GTGACCATCAACTTTGATGAGCCCACAAAAGGCAAGAAGAACCAACAAGAAAAGCAAACAAGCGACGAGGCTGGAACTGATGATTCATGTATCTTCAATGCAGAAGATCAGCTCCTATTAGCAGATGAAAAAGATAAATTGGCAGATTACAGCAAGAGGGATCATGCTGCCAgtaacagcagcagcagcagtgggaGATCAAGTCCAGAGACAGGATTGACTTCAAAAGAATCATTTCTTTCCTGGAGAAAGAGAAGCAAGATTGCTAACAAAAGCAGGGAGACCCAGGATTCTTCTAGTCTTGAAAACATACCTTCCAGAAGTGGCATG CACAAAAAAGAATCCTCAGGATCTGATCAAGATGATGATCTAGTTGGTAGCTGGAAAGTCAAAGAATTCATCAGCAGAGATAGGGAAACAAAGCTCAAAACTCAAGTCTTCTTTGCTTCCATTGACCAGCGAGATGAGAGCGCAGGTGGCGAGAGTGCTTGCACTGCCCTCGTTGCTGTAATTGCTAATGCACTCCACTCCAATGGACTGAACCCACCAACCAGATCAGAGTTTGATACTCTTATCAGAGAAGGCTCTTCTGAGTGGAGAAAGTTATGTGAAAATGTGTCCTATATAGGCCGTTTCCCCAACAAGCACTttgaccttgacaccataatagaAGCAAATATAAAGCCTATATCTGTTCTGCCAGAGAAATCTTTCGTTGGGTTCTTCCAACCAGAGAGTTTTGAATCATTACATGGGGCAATGTCCTTTGATGATATATGGCAAGACATTACTAGCAACATCAGAGAAGGTGATCCTAAGGTCTATATCGTGAGCTGGAACGATCACTTCTTTTTGCTTAAGGTGGAAGCTAATGCTTATTATGTCATTGATACACTGGGGGAAAGATTGTTTGAAGGATGTTATAAAGCCTACATACTCCGGTTTGATGACTCCACGGAGATGTATAGGTTGCCAGAGGACAGTGGAAATGAAGGTGGAGAAGAGCTACACTGCAGTGGGAAGGAGTGCTGCAGGGAGTTCATAAATAGATTTCTAGCTACCATACCATTAAGAGAAGAGTTGGAGATTGAAAAGAAAGGAGTGGGGACAAACACAGCACTCCATCAGAGGTTACAAATAGAGTTGCATTTGACAGAGGCAGCTAATCAAATAGCGACTCAAAGTTGA